One window of the Ammospiza caudacuta isolate bAmmCau1 chromosome 9, bAmmCau1.pri, whole genome shotgun sequence genome contains the following:
- the SFR1 gene encoding swi5-dependent recombination DNA repair protein 1 homolog yields the protein MEESVLDKLPSLCSTPKDAGAPPAPGTSSGKQQMSAALRERLRKTRRSFNANFTVAKRLKIDTEEKDTAGAATECLPETRADCSRLQDGSESLEGNGTGHACFKSPSQESDPCGSAEDSDVLQVDVGRQESLEEKVKLEKQVQEKEELLRRLKMVKMYRSKNNLCELQALIVKWRSSTQLMLYELQSAFSADGTKVSLTQLIDTFGLEDQLLHYSRTEEDFVDA from the exons ATGGAAGAGTCAGTGCTGGATAAATTGCCATCTTTGTGCAGTACTCCGAAGGATGCTGGGGCACCACCTGCTCCAGGGACCAGTTCAGGGAAACAG caAATGAGTGCAGCTCTGAGGGAACGATTAAGGAAAACAAGACGTTCATTTAATGCCAATTTTACAGTGGCAAAGCGGCTCAAAATagacacagaagaaaaagacacTGCTGGTGCTGCCACTGAGTGCTTGCCAGAGACAAGGGCAGACTGTTCCAGGTTACAAGATGGTTCTGAAAGCCTGGAAGGAAATGGCACTGGACATGCATGTTTCAAAAGTCCCTCACAGGAGAGTGATCCCTGTGGATCAGCAGAGGATTCAGATGTGCTGCAAGTTGATGTTGGTCGGCAGGAGTCCCTTGAAGAGAAAGTAAAGCTGGAGAAACAagtgcaggagaaggaggagctgctgcgTAGGCTCAAAATGGTGAAGATGTACAGATCCAAG AACAacctgtgtgagctgcaggCTTTGATAGTGAAGTGGAGGAGCAGCACCCAGCTGATGCTGTATGAGCTGCAGTCGGCCTTTTCTGCAGATGGCACGAAAGTGAGTCTCACTCAGCTCATCGACACCTTTGGGTTAGAAGACCAGTTACTGCACTACAGCAGAACAGAAGAAGATTTTGTAGATGCGTAA